The genomic region GGAAGCCTGCACGGAGAGATCCCGATACCCTCGACACTTTTGTCTGTTCATCATGGTATTTCTTAAGATATCCTGACAACCACAATGACAGGGAACCGTTCAACAGGGAATGGATAAATAAAATGCTTCCGGTGGATAAATATGTCGGCGGGGCGGAACATGCTGCAATGCATCTGCTTTATGCCCGCTTTATCACCAAGGCGCTCAGGGACATGGGGTACCTGGATTTTGACGAACCGTTCAAGTCCCTTGTGCACCAGGGTACGATACTGGGTCCGGACGGTTCCAGAATGAGCAAATCAAAGGGAAATACCATTTCGCCCGACGATTATATCAGAGAATACGGTTCTGATGTTTTCAGGCTTTACCTTGCTTTCGGTTTTTCGTATACCGAAGGCGGGCCGTGGAGCGACGACGGCATTAAGGCCATATCACGTTTCGTCAACCGCGTCGAAAGACTTGTGGAAAAGTTTGTTGCGGAGAAAGACGGGGAATCGTCGGATTCAATAGGCGCTGATGAAAAAGAACTTATATTTGTGCAGAACACCGCGATAAAGGGAGTAACCGAGGACGCGGAAAAATTCCAGTTCAATACGTCGGTTGCACGTATAATGGAACTCACAAATGCCCTTTACAAATACGATGCCCTTCAGGTTAAGAACAGGAAATTAATGGAGGAGGCAATACGCAATTTGCTGCTTCTCCTTGCTCCCTTCGCGCCGCATTTCTGCGAGGAAATGTGGGAAAAGATGGGATATGAGTATTCTATATTCAATCAGAAATGGCCCACGTATGATCCAAAAGCGCTGGTCAGGGATACGATAGAAATGGCGGTACAGATTAACGGTCAGGTCAAGTACAAAATACAGGTACCTCAGGATGCGGACAATAAGGCCGTGGAGGAGGCTGCGCTGAATGATGAAAAAGCCGCGGTTTACCTCAAAGACAAGGAAATTGTGAAAATAATCGTCGTGCCGAAACGCCTCGTCAATATTGTGGTTAAGAAATGAGGAAAATGAAGACGGAAAAAACAGCCTTGCGTTTGCAAGGCTGTTTTTGTATATCTAAAGCAATACATTCTGCCATCTTGAGTCCAGAAGCACGCGCTGGTGAGTAAACCCGATACTTTTTAGAATTTTAACCGCTTCGGCATAGTATGCGTCAACAAGATCGGGACGGTGGGCATCGGAACTCAGAATAACTGGTATGTCCATTTCCCGAATAAGTTTAAGGATCCATTCGGATGGATACAAATCTTTGATATATCCCCGGGATATACCTCCGGTATTGATTTCGACTATAACATTATGCTCCCTGATGACAGTCAGAACTTCTTCCACCTTATCCCGGTACCATTTGTCCGATTCGCTGAACAGGTTGTCGACATTGTTTTTCTTGATCAAATCAAGATGACCGACAATGTCGGGCGGCTGTTTTTTTATCATTTCGCCAACGAGATTGTAATAGGTCTCCACAAAAGCTTCCACATTCCCGTCGAATACATTCGATATAAGCTCTCTGTATTCATCAACCGGGCCGTCCACACTAAGATACCGGCCGTTTTTTTGATCATGAATGAAATGCACCGAACCTATTGTGAAATCGACGCCGGGATGATTCCTGAAATCGGCTGAGCCCGGATAAAAATCCGTTTCGAGGCCTGTATAAATCTGTATTTGATTTTTATATTTTTTCTTCAGATCGTTTATATTTTCAATATATTTGTCAAGGTTTTCAGGCTTCATGGTCCAGTCGGTGCAGAACGGAACAGGAGCGTGGGATGTAAAGCCAATAGCCGAAAAACCCTTCCGGACGGCTGCCAGGACATAGTCTTCCGGCATCATTTCACCGTCGCAGAAAGCACTGTGGGTATGGTAGTTTGCAAGCATATTTTCACCTGTATTACTTTATTTTCAGCCTGTTTGTTAAGTTTGAAATATTGCCCGAAAGCAATTCGACGTATCTTTTTATTTTCTTGGTTGTAGTTTTTTCAAATTCCTCTTTTCTTATGTCAAAATGCTGAATTCTCTTGTATGAAGAGAGCTTTTTGTTTACTTTCTTGACCTCGGCAAGAATAATCTTATGAAGTTCTTCATCGGTAGGAGTTTTTCCAAGCTCTTCCTCTATTGCTTCCATTTTCGGAACAATCTGGGCGCAGACCTTGGTTTCGTCGTCTCCCGGATCGTTAACGCCATAAACAAGGGATTCCAGGATATACGGGCTTTGATTCAAATACAGTTCGATATCCTCCGGGTAAATATTTTTGCCGTTTTTTGTGACGATAACGTTTTTCTTTCGGCCAGTTATATACAGGAAACCGTCTTTGTCAATTCTGCCGTAATCACCGGTATAAAGCCAGCCGTCTTTTAGCACTTCGCGGGTGGCCTCTTCGTTTTTGAAGTACCCCAGCATTACGTTATCGCCCTTGACGACAATTTCGCCGACCTTATCCCTGCCGGGATTATCAATTTTTATTTCAACACCTGGTAAGGGTAAGCCCACCGAACCATCCTTGTATTCCTTAATCCTGTTAACCGTAACAATCGGTGAACACTCGGTCAGGCCGTAACCCTGAAGGAGATTGAAACCCATTGCACGGAAGGCCTTGCTTACTTTCGGGTTCAAAGCCGACGCGCCCGAAATGATAAGCCTAAGTCTTCCGCCAAGGCTTTCATGCACTTCTTTGAACATCTTTTTCTGTATATCCTTAAATCCGAGTTTTGCAAGCAAAGGTGCGATAAACAGTCCGAACTTAAACTTAAAGTATTTGTTTTCCTTTTTTGTATTTTTTTCTATTTTGTTATATACGTTTTCAAGGATAAGCGGAACCGACATCATAATACTGGGTTTGTATTCCTGTATGTTTTTTGATATATATCTTAAGCCTTCACAGAACCCTATCGATACGCCCAGGTAGATCATGGTTAAAAATCCTGCGGTGCATTCATATGTATGGTGAAGGGGAAGAATTGACAGAATGCTGTCCCGCGTGTCCGCCGTGAGCAACTGCGATACGCCCATTATATCGGCGCATATGTTCCTGTGCGAAAGCATTACTCCCTTGGACTTGTCGGTTGTACCTGAAGTAAAAATAAGCATTCTCATTTCATTGGGATCAATCGGGGCGTCGATGTAGTCCCTGTTGCCTGCTTCAATAAGAGTTCTGCCTTTTTCCAGCAAATCCGAAAGATATATGACGCCTTCGTTGTTTTCTTCCCCAGGCGGATCCATGCTTATAATGTATTTCAAATCAGGCAGGTTCTTTTTTATATTAATAATGTTTTGAATATAATTTGCAGACGTAACAATTGCTGTTGCTTCCGAACGGGTGAGAAGTGAAACGACTTCATTAAGGGGAAGTTCCCTGTCCAGAGGCACTATGATCCCTACTCCGTTGACAACAGCAAGATATGTAAGGCACCATTCGTACCTGTTTTCACTCATAACGGCTATTTTGGCGTTTTTCAACCCCAAATCAAGAAGTGCCGTTCCGAGTTCATTTAACGTTTCAAGGAATTTTTTATATGTAACCGATGTAAAATTTCCGTTGCTGTCTTTGAGGGTGAATGCGCTGCAATCGGGATACAGTTCGGCGCTTTGTCTGACCATGTCTCTCAGATCTACTATTTTTCTGACCTCGAAATATTTTATTTTGTCTTTTTTCATAAAAAACTACCCCACCCGAAAACTTAATAAAATTAATTTAAGTACCAGTCGGTAAATTATAAGTAATTATATTATATCGAATACATATCCGGAATACAATGAATGTTAAAAACTTAATCAGCGTTTCTAAAATTTGTTTTGTATTAAAAATATATTTAAGCAGATTATATTAATGACCCACTTACGCTGTGATAAAGCAAAAAAGCATGATGTCCTTTACGTTAATGGACAAATTCGGAAAGTAAAGGAGGGTGTGACTGGTTATGCAAGTTCAGAAGATGGATAAACCAAATGAAGGTGTTAAATGTGTGGTAAACAGCTGTTATTACTATATGGCCGGTGACAGATGCTCAGCAGAAAGAATAGAAGTGCAGCCCCGCAATGCTTCTTCCAGCGAAGAAACAGACTGCGCAACGTTCATACCTCAGCAGCAGAAACAATAAAGCACACGGGTGGCAAATTTGCCACCCTTTGTTTACAAATTGAAAAATTAATGTTAAATTGTAACAAATTTTTCATAAAAATTGACATACATTGCCTCGTTTTTTGTTGAAACCAATTTCTCCTTATGATATGATAGGATAAGGAATATCCAAAACTTGTCGAAAGAAGGAAAATTCCAGATGAGTGATTTGTTGAAGGTAAACGCGTGCGTATATTCACGAAAAGGTTGCGAACAGGAAGAAAACCGGGATGATTTTTACATGAACGGTAAGTTTTTGTCCGAACGTAACATTGACAATATCGAAGCATCGGTAGATCATCGCGGAAGCGAATTTTTCTTCGCCGTTGCCGATCACATGGAATATTCCGATGAAGAACAGAAAATGAATTTGTCGATCCTCAGGGAAATTGGCAAATTTCACGAGAAAATAACCGTGCAGGACGGAGATATTGATTATAAAACAAGGGAACTCACCACGAGGGTTACCGAAACGGCCAAATACCTTAAAAGTTTTCATGATATGAATGATGTTCCCGAAAATTCTCCGGAACGTAAAATGGGTTTCGCCGGTCTGCTGATTAACGACGGCAAGGCAGTGGTGTTTACATACGGCAGCTGCCGTGTTTTTTACTGTCATGGCGGTGTTTTCAAACGTGTATCCACCATGCAGCAAAAGGCGCAGCCTTTAATTGAGTCCGGCGTTGTCGGTGAATACAGCGAGGAAATGGAAGACATTGATGATTTCGAAGACATCGAAGATAATTTTCGGGTAAACGACAGGGCTGACGATATTGTCGTTTCATATACAGAACCGATCGAATTATTTGAAGGGGATAAATTTCTTCTAATAAGCGACGGGATTTATGATACCCTCGGTGAGGATAATATCAGGGACATACTTTTAATGCGCAGCGACAGCACGTACATAGCCTATAGAATGGTAAACGAGGCAATGAAAAAGGAATGCGGCGACGATATGACCGCCATGGTGGTAAGCATTGAAAGAATTAAATCTGCTGCCGCCCCCAAAAAAGCTCCTTTGAAGTCAAAATCCCCGGAGCCGAAAAATGTACCTCCGCCGACTTATAAGTACAGGAAAAGCAGCATCAGGAAATATGAAAACATAATTTATTACGTGGCTGTATTTCTTACGGCTGTTCTGATTATTTTGATACTGTTCTTTTTTATAAAGAACCTTATGAAAAACTTAAGTGATCCCGGAGATGAAGTCATTGAGCCTACTCCGATAGCCACATTAACGCCGACGCCTACGCCGGAGGTAACTCCTGAACCGACCGAGGAACCTACACCTACTGAAGCACCGGTGCAGGAATATACCGTCCAGCAGGGGGATACGCTGTCTTCGATAGCAAGAAAATTTTACGGCGATAATTATATTTACGTTGAAAAACTCGGCAAATACAATAATATACCTGCGCCATACGATAAAATCATGCTTGGTCAGAAGATCAAAATTCCGCCGTTGGATGTACTGCTTGAAGTTGAATAAATGCAACAAAAGCGGTTCAGCAAACGCTGAACCGCTTTTTTATGAGTTATTTTGCAAAATTCATGAATTTATTAACTTTTCAATAAGAGTATGTCCCTTTTCAACGAAAATCCCCGTCAATGCCGCGCTTTTTTCAGAATAACATTCATAATTGTTTTTCATCGGTTTATTTTTCCGGTAAAGCACATACGGAACAGGATCTCCCGAATGGGTTCTTGTGGAAAGCGGTGTAGGGTGGTCCGGAAGAAGCAGCAGGGAATAGTCCCATTTTGAAAGCCCCTGAAGCAAAGGCCCCAGAAGTTCGGAATCGATAAGTTCTATGGCTTTTACCTTGCTTTCAGCAAGTCCTTGATGTCCGCATTCGTCCGGCGCTTCCACATGGATGTAAACAAAATCCCTGCCGGATTCCAGTTCTTCCAGGGCGGCCATTGCCTTACCCCTGTAATTTGTGTGGAGATTACCCGTCGCGCCTTCAACATACACGGG from Thermoclostridium stercorarium subsp. stercorarium DSM 8532 harbors:
- the hisJ gene encoding histidinol-phosphatase HisJ — translated: MLANYHTHSAFCDGEMMPEDYVLAAVRKGFSAIGFTSHAPVPFCTDWTMKPENLDKYIENINDLKKKYKNQIQIYTGLETDFYPGSADFRNHPGVDFTIGSVHFIHDQKNGRYLSVDGPVDEYRELISNVFDGNVEAFVETYYNLVGEMIKKQPPDIVGHLDLIKKNNVDNLFSESDKWYRDKVEEVLTVIREHNVIVEINTGGISRGYIKDLYPSEWILKLIREMDIPVILSSDAHRPDLVDAYYAEAVKILKSIGFTHQRVLLDSRWQNVLL
- a CDS encoding AMP-dependent synthetase/ligase is translated as MKKDKIKYFEVRKIVDLRDMVRQSAELYPDCSAFTLKDSNGNFTSVTYKKFLETLNELGTALLDLGLKNAKIAVMSENRYEWCLTYLAVVNGVGIIVPLDRELPLNEVVSLLTRSEATAIVTSANYIQNIINIKKNLPDLKYIISMDPPGEENNEGVIYLSDLLEKGRTLIEAGNRDYIDAPIDPNEMRMLIFTSGTTDKSKGVMLSHRNICADIMGVSQLLTADTRDSILSILPLHHTYECTAGFLTMIYLGVSIGFCEGLRYISKNIQEYKPSIMMSVPLILENVYNKIEKNTKKENKYFKFKFGLFIAPLLAKLGFKDIQKKMFKEVHESLGGRLRLIISGASALNPKVSKAFRAMGFNLLQGYGLTECSPIVTVNRIKEYKDGSVGLPLPGVEIKIDNPGRDKVGEIVVKGDNVMLGYFKNEEATREVLKDGWLYTGDYGRIDKDGFLYITGRKKNVIVTKNGKNIYPEDIELYLNQSPYILESLVYGVNDPGDDETKVCAQIVPKMEAIEEELGKTPTDEELHKIILAEVKKVNKKLSSYKRIQHFDIRKEEFEKTTTKKIKRYVELLSGNISNLTNRLKIK
- a CDS encoding DUF1540 domain-containing protein, translated to MQVQKMDKPNEGVKCVVNSCYYYMAGDRCSAERIEVQPRNASSSEETDCATFIPQQQKQ
- a CDS encoding LysM peptidoglycan-binding domain-containing protein, which translates into the protein MSDLLKVNACVYSRKGCEQEENRDDFYMNGKFLSERNIDNIEASVDHRGSEFFFAVADHMEYSDEEQKMNLSILREIGKFHEKITVQDGDIDYKTRELTTRVTETAKYLKSFHDMNDVPENSPERKMGFAGLLINDGKAVVFTYGSCRVFYCHGGVFKRVSTMQQKAQPLIESGVVGEYSEEMEDIDDFEDIEDNFRVNDRADDIVVSYTEPIELFEGDKFLLISDGIYDTLGEDNIRDILLMRSDSTYIAYRMVNEAMKKECGDDMTAMVVSIERIKSAAAPKKAPLKSKSPEPKNVPPPTYKYRKSSIRKYENIIYYVAVFLTAVLIILILFFFIKNLMKNLSDPGDEVIEPTPIATLTPTPTPEVTPEPTEEPTPTEAPVQEYTVQQGDTLSSIARKFYGDNYIYVEKLGKYNNIPAPYDKIMLGQKIKIPPLDVLLEVE